In Tachysurus fulvidraco isolate hzauxx_2018 chromosome 5, HZAU_PFXX_2.0, whole genome shotgun sequence, the genomic stretch GTGCAGGgaggtttctcctgaagtccactatcatctccactgttttGAGCGTATTGAGCTCCAAGTTGTTGTGACCGGACCAGACAGCCAGCTCTTTAACCTCCTGTCTGTAGGCAGACTCGTCTCCATCTTTGATGGGGTCAATGACCGTAGTGTTTTccgcaaacttcaggagcttgacagaggggtcattagaggtgtaGTCATTGGTGTACAAACAGGAGAGTGAAGCACCACCATGGCTGCCATGAGCGCCGCCATTAGAAGAAAGTAATTCAGTGTTCTTTGCCAGGATTTTTGCAGATTGTACTAAAAACAGTATTGAATATTTTCTGTTCATGCAGCTCAAACTATCTGAAGGCCAAGCAGTACATGGAAGAGGAGAACTATGATAAAATCATCAGTGAGTGCACTAAGGAGATTGAATCAAAGGGCCGACACACTGCTGAAGCTCTGCTGCTAAGAGCCACATTCTACCTGCTCATCGGCAATGCCACAGCCGCCCAGCCCGACCTGGACCAAGTCATCAACATGCAGGATGCCAATGTCAAGGTACTGCGAGCATGTTCTGCTTTTGTACTCACGTGCACTATACAGTGtttgtattaaatgtttactgaagGTGATCTGTGATCTTTTTGCAGTTGCGAGCAAACGCTCTGATAAAACGTGGCAGCATGTacatgcagcagcagcagccacagCTGTCCACCCAAGACTTCAACTTGGCAGCTGAAATAGATAATCGGAATGCTGACGTCTATCACCATAggggacaggtgtgtgtgtgtgtgtgtgtatatatatatatatatatatatatatatatatatatttttttaaatatatatctgatgtcatttcctgtacTTACCTGGCTGAaccgttaaaaaaaataactttgtcCCTTTATCTTAAACATTTTTTGAATTTTATATTGTTAAAGTTCAGCTTTTAAGGTTTGTTTAacgtgttctttttttttgacagaattTAGCCGATAGTAATATTtaagaagaaacagaaatttgGCTTTTCTGGCTCATTTGAGCTGTGATTTAGTTAACAATGCTTCCACAGATTGAATGTAATGTATGAAATTTCTCACCTGTCATCTCTCAGCTGAAGATCCTGCTGGACCAGGTTGAGGAAGCAGTGGCAGATTTTGATGAGTGTATTCTGCTCAGACCTGACTCTGCCCTGGCTCAGGCACAGAAGTGCTTTGCTCTGGTGAGTAGCAGTAGGGGGCGCTCATGGGCATTCAAATCTTTTGACCGCTGACTATAGTACCAAGGTAGAATTGAACTGATACTGAAGGCATGGTTTATAAGCTGCAATCAGGCTGATTTGTTGTTAATGAGAGGTATTTAAGGTATttaaatacatgtgtgtgtgagatgaaacAGATGTTTGTctagtaataataaaagtaaactcAAATTGCATTCAAATTATGTAATGACCTTGTTCTTATAAGCTGAAAGAGCACGAGTGCACAGCAGTGTGCAGTGTTGCCCAAGTCAAAACTAGGTGGTTGTTTTGAACAGTCAGCAATgcagtgttttgtgtatttgatAGCTGTCCGGAGGTAGCAGTGTATAGACTTTACATCAGTAtcaggtggtgttttttttttttttcaacctacTGATTTTTTAATTCAGTATTTTGAAGAAGTAAATGGCAAGATAGCCATCAGAGCACGCACCCTGATTGTGATGCTTGAAATGTAGTGAATTAGATGCATCACAACATGTATAGGAATGATGAAATGCAACTTTTATCTGCTCAGTTATTAGCTTTTCTGTCTGTAAATAGAATAATCTATTGTCTCTGTGCTTTAGTATAGACAGGCGTACACAGGAAACAGCCCGTCTCAAGTACAGACAGCCATGGAAGGCTTTGAGGATGTAATCAGAAGGTTCCCAAAGTGTGCAGAAGGCTATGCCCTGTATGCTCAGGTAAGGTCTTTACTATTCTATTCAGCACCTTACTGAACTGGCAAATCACTGTGTACctacttttatgttttttctttctttttctctctctctctctctctctctctctctctctctctctctctctctctctctctctctctctctctctctcggggtAGGCATTGACCGACCAGCAGCAGTTTGGGAAGGCAGATCAGATGTATGACAAATGTATTGAACTGGAGCCTGATAATGCCACAACCTATGTCCATAAAGGGTTCGTGTTCAGCCATATGACTTAATTACGGCTTGCTTGGTTCATGCATgagcatttatttaatttttacaaccTTTCACTCTGTACAACAATTAAACAGCTATTAAATAATGCAAATTCAAAAACTAGGGGTGGCACagtacatgaaaaaacaccTGCACTGTTCAGTTCGCTTGTCTCGGTTCGGTTTGTGTTTGCGTCGCACGGTGCGACGCATGCGCAATGTAGCCCCGTGCTCAGTTTCGCCTCAGACAGTTTCGTGCGAACATACATATATAGACAGTAAAAGTTTAGTAAggagtgctgcagaaatggcaAGTGGAGGAGATAATGAAGGCTGCCCGGAGTTGGTGGATGCGCCCGCGTTGTTCAAATCCGGTgtgtgggaacattttggatttcatgttacTTACGATGGCAacggaaataaaacagtagatagAACTGCGAATGTGTGCAAGCATTGTGCAAATGCATTCAATACTATGCATTCAATATAATGGCAACACTTCTAATATGATAGCTGTGTTTAGATGGTTAAACTTATGCTTGATTTTATGATTATGgcctttgctattgttatagccttattatattatatatttatgattaaaatattttgacttgtttaaaagacagagcttgtaaatttttttttttttgtaagagctacactgaagttggcagtttgataaatgcaagttagtttcagtctttgtgtgctaaaaaggcacaagttcctgtagagataacaatacacattcttttttttgccaaataaacaaaaagcatgtctctcttgctgtatcaaaatctcacctagcttttactcagagatggtcccaataatgtgcttaaagtcaagtcaaattcagTTAGTGCGTGATTACATTGCAAAAATGTTAATGCTGTATCctaaattgtggataattaagctaataagctatatataatgctgaaggaaatttctGTAGTGttgaagatgaaaagaaaaaaaataacaagaaccGTACAGAACCGAAAACCGTGATACGAACCgaactgtgggttttgtgaacCGTGCTACCCCTATCAAAAACTAAAGCAGTTCTTGTGAGTCTTAGGAAGAGACAAACAAAGATGTCTTAATGAAGctatattacataatatacatatgATTTTTGAAAGGTTTTGTAGTATTCAAGCATGATCAGGAAGGAAATGTGGaaatttatttctctctgtctgtttccaTTTATggaaaaattaattttacagatttaaatgtTCCATATACAAAAAACCTGAATAATTGACATTAGAAGTGAGCAGCCTTTCTTTTCTTAGTAAAAGGGAACTTGTCTATACTTGATTGTATTAATCGGGTGTGTGCTACAAAATACAGTGTATTGAGATTGagcactgatgtgtgtgtgtgcaatcaGGCTGCTGCAGCTCCAGTGGAAGCAGGATCTGGACATGGGCTTGGATCTGATTAGCAAAGCCATTGAGATTGACAACAAATGTGACTTTGCCTATGAAACTATGGGAACCATCGAAGTCCAGAGGTTTGTTCTATAAGATCTATTCACATCTTTAATTAGTTTTATCTTGTTCTCTAAAGACTGCTATATCATGTTTCATTGTTAATAAAATCTTCATGTTTAGACCTAATCTTGTGGAATTAAGTAGactaatatcttttttttttttcttttctcaacaGAGGCAACTTGGACAAGGCCATAGATATGTTCAACAAGGCCATTAACCTCGCCAAGTCTGAGATGGAGATGGCCCATCTGTATTCACTCTGTGACGCTGCCTATGCACAGACCGAGGTGGCCAGGAAGTATGGGCTCAAACCCCCAACATTGTAACTCTCCACCACCAATCCCAACGTCTACTGCTGAGCCTGAGTACACATCTTCTATCCACGAACATTtgagttgttttatttttgtgtaagGTGTTCATTCATTATTACAAGACAGATGGGCAGAGTCTGCTCTGGAGTCATGCAATTATGTTTACCTCATAGTAAACATTAAGGTGATCGAATGATGAAGGGGAGTCCAAGCGGGAGTGAGCCGAGGGAGAAAAAAGACGGGGCAAAATAGAAACAAGTTCTCAACTGCTTGGAATTTGGTGGTGAAATCTAATACCACCCTTCGTAAAGCATGCACACAACATTGCACTTTGTGTCACTTATGTGTCCTTATGAAATCACTAAATAATCAAGTATCCTAATATCAAGCtcctgtattaaaaaaaatgttagtaaTTTCAAACAAATTCCCCTCATTTGTTTGAAATtactaattaattacattttaattgtcACTAATTCATATTGTGTGCACACTGTTAGAAAAAGTCAGTGTTTCTGAGCTTATTGCTTGTTGATAATTCTGATAAATTGTTCCAATGTTCTTGAGCGTTTGGCCATTGTCACATTATAGGACTCTATGAATAACTGTTTTGAGACCTGCAGGAAAAGTTACGTATGTGTAACATGTCTGTCAGTTGGTGTGTCACCAGTGTTATTGACACATGAATTTCTATAACATTGGGAAGAATTTGGGTAATAATGAACTTTTTTCCATATACATCctgatttattttccttttttaaaactagggaattgctttttttctttttatattctgtACAGCATGAGTGTAATTTctctattaataaatattatgaaGGCTCTCTTGCAGTAATAATGCCGTCCAGTAAGTTGGGTTATTGAAATGAGTGTCAGAAGATCCGCTTGTTTGAGTAGATGTGATGAATGTTTCATgcaaggagggaaaaaaagcatCAACCAAAACTGGTATCTTTCCGCTAAATCGGTCCAACCAGTTGAAGAGTCTCTAACCTGTgcactaaaatataaaattcagtAATTTGCCCATTTATTTAGATGCAACAGTGTCTAAGAACATGTACATTCCCCACTTTGCAACATCCAGTTTTCTTTTCATTGCGAAATAAATTCCTGCTCTCTGGTCAtctggaatatttttttttcactgttcaCAGCAAATATTTACTGTCTTGATGGGTTCAGTGTGTTATGTCAGAAATTATGTCCTCAGACGATGCTGAAGCtgatgataaatgttgtagCATCTCAAGGGCTTTCATACATTTCTTCAGAACTGTAACAATCTGCATATTAGAAATAGTGTTTAATATTTGATTTCCAACTTATTGTATTTTATAGTTGTAACATATATTAGTGTTAAGGAGTAACTGAGGTAGAAGCTACTATGATACTAGTTTTAAAATAAGaggtttacatttaaagcaattATGTATTAAGCATAGAAAGTCAGATCCTTACAAACTCAGTAAAAATTCCACCGCAGGAATTATTGCGGTCAGTTTATTTATGTAACTGATGAGGTTGTTTAATGTCAATGACCTTATATTCCACATTCTgccaaagaaaaacccacatgATAATCATCTCTCTGCTGTGCATATTTAAATGTTGCTAAAGTTTTAGAGGGTGGGGAGTCAATTTTCTGGTCTCAGGATGGGATTTTGGGGGAATTGCAAATACAAAGTTCATAAGTAGACGTTTACATTAAGAAGAGGGAACATGAACGATACCTCTGCATGTATGTCTTATCACATTCGCCTGTGGTGTTGAATTTGCTTTATATATTGAGTTTAAGCTTAAACTAACATTAAACTGCCATGCAAGCCAAAAGTTAAGACAAATCATTCCTCACATGACTGCTGCATGTTTGCAAATCAGTTTGATGACATTGGGTTTTAACCGTTCTGGCTTTCAATGAACATGTTGCATTAAGGTCCTGCTCCCAATGTGTGAAGCCCTGAATGAAAAAATGTACTTCTGTACACAAGCTGTGCCCCTCGAGGTGAAATTTCTCAGTTAAAAACAGATAAAGATGTTAAAGAAATAGCTGATTCGTGTAATCCTAATGTAACATAAACAATAAAGGAATACTGAAATTGTGGATTGTGTTTCTATATTCTATGGCGTGGTATGCTGGTGCAGCAGCCtctctactgcagaaaggaagagacgACAAActgatcaggaaggccagctcaatcctggggattcctctggacactgtacaggaggtgggagaaaggaggatggtagcaaaactGTCATAAttgctggagaacgactctcaccccctgtatgaaacggtttcatctctgagcagctccatcagtgacagactgttacctcctaagtgtctgaaggagcgatacagacactcttttctccctgctgctattagactttacagttgactcccagtgaaccagtcaccataattacacactagATCACTGtttaactgaaataataataaagtattttaaacatgagcaataacagaaattttgaaaaaaaaacctgcattacctgtgtgcaatatgtacATCgggttgtgtatatactgtatattatattatgtctctattcttttatatatttgcatttctttctcttggctgccgtaacagagaaatttccccattgagGGACACATAAAGGTATACCTTATCTTACTGTATCTTACTTTCCATCTCTCAAAGACATACAAGAAGGAGGATTGTCTGTGTTGATTGCACTTTTGTCTGATTCCCTGAATCTTTTCTAGAAAGATTTTCTAGAAACTGTGCTTTACTTTA encodes the following:
- the tomm70a gene encoding mitochondrial import receptor subunit TOM70; protein product: MVGPMAASKPIEPVTGSGLPRWQLALLVGTPVVLGVGAAYLWSRSRSRGQKQPGSERNEERKTPEGSEQDNMSPLDKAQVAKNRGNKYFKAGKYDQAIKCYTEAISLCPKEQKTDLSTFYQNRAAAYEQQVKWTEVVEDCSQAVEMNPRYVKALFRRARALEKLDNKKECLEDVTAVCILEAFQNQQSMLLADRVLKQLGKEKAKEKYKNREPLMPSPQFIKSYFSSFTDDIISQPLQKGEKKDEDKDKEGEASEVTESSNYLKAKQYMEEENYDKIISECTKEIESKGRHTAEALLLRATFYLLIGNATAAQPDLDQVINMQDANVKLRANALIKRGSMYMQQQQPQLSTQDFNLAAEIDNRNADVYHHRGQLKILLDQVEEAVADFDECILLRPDSALAQAQKCFALYRQAYTGNSPSQVQTAMEGFEDVIRRFPKCAEGYALYAQALTDQQQFGKADQMYDKCIELEPDNATTYVHKGLLQLQWKQDLDMGLDLISKAIEIDNKCDFAYETMGTIEVQRGNLDKAIDMFNKAINLAKSEMEMAHLYSLCDAAYAQTEVARKYGLKPPTL